The proteins below are encoded in one region of Phalacrocorax aristotelis chromosome 13, bGulAri2.1, whole genome shotgun sequence:
- the TBC1D20 gene encoding TBC1 domain family member 20 isoform X2 translates to MRRSSPGTWLGGARRATESAATALARSSPGAGRGTGQCRDARGAKSQRNALLKSLRDFDSKKKRKVAEIYQALNSDPIDVATLRRMAISEGGLLTDEIRCKVWPKLLSVNTDDLPPLPGKELREDNKDYQQVLLDVRRSLRRFPPGMPDDQREGLQEDLIDIILHVLKRNPQLHYYQGYHDIVVTFLLVVGDRLATALVEKLSTHHLRDFMDPTMDNTKHILNYLMPIIDQVNPEVHDFMQSAEVGTIFALSWLITWFGHVLSDFRHVVRLYDFFLACHPLMPIYFAAVIVLYRKQEVLNCECDMASVHHLLSQIPQDLPYEALISKAGDLFVQFPPSELAKEAAQQQAERTAASTFKDFELASVQQRPDTVLRQRFRERFQGEERTKSILTKPRTNRFVKLAVMGLTVALGAAALAVVKSALEWAPKFELQIFP, encoded by the exons ATGCGCCGCAGCAGCCCGGGAACATGGCTCGGCGGAGCCCGCCGTGCAACGGAGTCGGCGGCCACG GCACTCGCACGCAGCTCCccgggagcagggagagggacGGGGCAGTGCCGAGACGCCAGAGGTGCCAAGTCACAGAGGAATGCGCTCCTCAAGTCGCTGCGGG ACTTTGAttctaagaagaaaagaaaagtggCAGAAATTTATCAGGCTCTGAACAGTGACCCCATTGATGTGGCCACGCTCAGGCGGATGGCGATCAGCGAAGGGGGGCTCCTGACAGACGAGATTCGTTGCAAAGTGTGGCCAAAGCTGCTAAGTGTTAATACAGACGACCTGCCCCCTCTTCCAG GAAAGGAACTGCGAGAGGACAATAAAGATTACCAGCAAGTGTTACTGGATGTGCGGCGATCCCTGCGCCGTTTCCCACCAG GGATGCCGGATGACCAGAGGGAAGGCTTGCAAGAGGATCTCATCGATATTATCCTCCACGTTCTCAAGCGCAACCCTCAGCTGCACTACTACCAGGGCTACCATGACATCGTGGTCACCTTCCTCCTGGTGGTGGGAGACAGACTGGCCACGGCTCTGGTGGAAAAGCTCTCAACGCATCATCTCAG GGATTTTATGGACCCAACGATGGATAATACcaagcacattttaaattacCTGATGCCCATCATAGACCAGGTGAACCCTGAGGTGCATGACTTCATGCAGAG TGCGGAGGTGGGAACCATCTTTGCTCTCAGCTGGCTGATCACCTGGTTTGGGCACGTTTTGTCTGACTTCAGGCATGTCGTGCGATTATATGACTTCTTCCTGGCTTGCCATCCACTGATGcccatttattttgctgctgtg ATCGTGCTCTACCGGAAGCAGGAAGTTCTGAACTGCGAGTGCGACATGGCCTCTGTCCACCACCTCCTGTCCCAGATCCCACAGGATCTTCCTTACGAGGCTCTGATCAGCAAAGCTGGGGACCTTTTTGTCCAGTTCCCACCATCTGAACTTGCCAAggaggcagctcagcagcaggctGAACG AACTGCGGCTTCCACTTTTAAGGACTTTGAGTTGGCGTCAGTGCAGCAGAGACCAGACACTGTGTTGAGGCAGCGCTTCAGGGAGCGGTTCCAAGGGGAGGAGCGGACAAAATCCATCTTGACAAAGCCAAGGACCAACCGCTTTGTCAAGCTGGCGGTGATGGGGCTGACGGTTgc
- the TBC1D20 gene encoding TBC1 domain family member 20 isoform X3 yields the protein MARRSPPCNGVGGHDFDSKKKRKVAEIYQALNSDPIDVATLRRMAISEGGLLTDEIRCKVWPKLLSVNTDDLPPLPAGKELREDNKDYQQVLLDVRRSLRRFPPGMPDDQREGLQEDLIDIILHVLKRNPQLHYYQGYHDIVVTFLLVVGDRLATALVEKLSTHHLRDFMDPTMDNTKHILNYLMPIIDQVNPEVHDFMQSAEVGTIFALSWLITWFGHVLSDFRHVVRLYDFFLACHPLMPIYFAAVIVLYRKQEVLNCECDMASVHHLLSQIPQDLPYEALISKAGDLFVQFPPSELAKEAAQQQAERTAASTFKDFELASVQQRPDTVLRQRFRERFQGEERTKSILTKPRTNRFVKLAVMGLTVALGAAALAVVKSALEWAPKFELQIFP from the exons ATGGCTCGGCGGAGCCCGCCGTGCAACGGAGTCGGCGGCCACG ACTTTGAttctaagaagaaaagaaaagtggCAGAAATTTATCAGGCTCTGAACAGTGACCCCATTGATGTGGCCACGCTCAGGCGGATGGCGATCAGCGAAGGGGGGCTCCTGACAGACGAGATTCGTTGCAAAGTGTGGCCAAAGCTGCTAAGTGTTAATACAGACGACCTGCCCCCTCTTCCAG CAGGAAAGGAACTGCGAGAGGACAATAAAGATTACCAGCAAGTGTTACTGGATGTGCGGCGATCCCTGCGCCGTTTCCCACCAG GGATGCCGGATGACCAGAGGGAAGGCTTGCAAGAGGATCTCATCGATATTATCCTCCACGTTCTCAAGCGCAACCCTCAGCTGCACTACTACCAGGGCTACCATGACATCGTGGTCACCTTCCTCCTGGTGGTGGGAGACAGACTGGCCACGGCTCTGGTGGAAAAGCTCTCAACGCATCATCTCAG GGATTTTATGGACCCAACGATGGATAATACcaagcacattttaaattacCTGATGCCCATCATAGACCAGGTGAACCCTGAGGTGCATGACTTCATGCAGAG TGCGGAGGTGGGAACCATCTTTGCTCTCAGCTGGCTGATCACCTGGTTTGGGCACGTTTTGTCTGACTTCAGGCATGTCGTGCGATTATATGACTTCTTCCTGGCTTGCCATCCACTGATGcccatttattttgctgctgtg ATCGTGCTCTACCGGAAGCAGGAAGTTCTGAACTGCGAGTGCGACATGGCCTCTGTCCACCACCTCCTGTCCCAGATCCCACAGGATCTTCCTTACGAGGCTCTGATCAGCAAAGCTGGGGACCTTTTTGTCCAGTTCCCACCATCTGAACTTGCCAAggaggcagctcagcagcaggctGAACG AACTGCGGCTTCCACTTTTAAGGACTTTGAGTTGGCGTCAGTGCAGCAGAGACCAGACACTGTGTTGAGGCAGCGCTTCAGGGAGCGGTTCCAAGGGGAGGAGCGGACAAAATCCATCTTGACAAAGCCAAGGACCAACCGCTTTGTCAAGCTGGCGGTGATGGGGCTGACGGTTgc
- the TBC1D20 gene encoding TBC1 domain family member 20 isoform X4 — MARRSPPCNGVGGHDFDSKKKRKVAEIYQALNSDPIDVATLRRMAISEGGLLTDEIRCKVWPKLLSVNTDDLPPLPGKELREDNKDYQQVLLDVRRSLRRFPPGMPDDQREGLQEDLIDIILHVLKRNPQLHYYQGYHDIVVTFLLVVGDRLATALVEKLSTHHLRDFMDPTMDNTKHILNYLMPIIDQVNPEVHDFMQSAEVGTIFALSWLITWFGHVLSDFRHVVRLYDFFLACHPLMPIYFAAVIVLYRKQEVLNCECDMASVHHLLSQIPQDLPYEALISKAGDLFVQFPPSELAKEAAQQQAERTAASTFKDFELASVQQRPDTVLRQRFRERFQGEERTKSILTKPRTNRFVKLAVMGLTVALGAAALAVVKSALEWAPKFELQIFP; from the exons ATGGCTCGGCGGAGCCCGCCGTGCAACGGAGTCGGCGGCCACG ACTTTGAttctaagaagaaaagaaaagtggCAGAAATTTATCAGGCTCTGAACAGTGACCCCATTGATGTGGCCACGCTCAGGCGGATGGCGATCAGCGAAGGGGGGCTCCTGACAGACGAGATTCGTTGCAAAGTGTGGCCAAAGCTGCTAAGTGTTAATACAGACGACCTGCCCCCTCTTCCAG GAAAGGAACTGCGAGAGGACAATAAAGATTACCAGCAAGTGTTACTGGATGTGCGGCGATCCCTGCGCCGTTTCCCACCAG GGATGCCGGATGACCAGAGGGAAGGCTTGCAAGAGGATCTCATCGATATTATCCTCCACGTTCTCAAGCGCAACCCTCAGCTGCACTACTACCAGGGCTACCATGACATCGTGGTCACCTTCCTCCTGGTGGTGGGAGACAGACTGGCCACGGCTCTGGTGGAAAAGCTCTCAACGCATCATCTCAG GGATTTTATGGACCCAACGATGGATAATACcaagcacattttaaattacCTGATGCCCATCATAGACCAGGTGAACCCTGAGGTGCATGACTTCATGCAGAG TGCGGAGGTGGGAACCATCTTTGCTCTCAGCTGGCTGATCACCTGGTTTGGGCACGTTTTGTCTGACTTCAGGCATGTCGTGCGATTATATGACTTCTTCCTGGCTTGCCATCCACTGATGcccatttattttgctgctgtg ATCGTGCTCTACCGGAAGCAGGAAGTTCTGAACTGCGAGTGCGACATGGCCTCTGTCCACCACCTCCTGTCCCAGATCCCACAGGATCTTCCTTACGAGGCTCTGATCAGCAAAGCTGGGGACCTTTTTGTCCAGTTCCCACCATCTGAACTTGCCAAggaggcagctcagcagcaggctGAACG AACTGCGGCTTCCACTTTTAAGGACTTTGAGTTGGCGTCAGTGCAGCAGAGACCAGACACTGTGTTGAGGCAGCGCTTCAGGGAGCGGTTCCAAGGGGAGGAGCGGACAAAATCCATCTTGACAAAGCCAAGGACCAACCGCTTTGTCAAGCTGGCGGTGATGGGGCTGACGGTTgc
- the TBC1D20 gene encoding TBC1 domain family member 20 isoform X1 — protein MRRSSPGTWLGGARRATESAATALARSSPGAGRGTGQCRDARGAKSQRNALLKSLRDFDSKKKRKVAEIYQALNSDPIDVATLRRMAISEGGLLTDEIRCKVWPKLLSVNTDDLPPLPAGKELREDNKDYQQVLLDVRRSLRRFPPGMPDDQREGLQEDLIDIILHVLKRNPQLHYYQGYHDIVVTFLLVVGDRLATALVEKLSTHHLRDFMDPTMDNTKHILNYLMPIIDQVNPEVHDFMQSAEVGTIFALSWLITWFGHVLSDFRHVVRLYDFFLACHPLMPIYFAAVIVLYRKQEVLNCECDMASVHHLLSQIPQDLPYEALISKAGDLFVQFPPSELAKEAAQQQAERTAASTFKDFELASVQQRPDTVLRQRFRERFQGEERTKSILTKPRTNRFVKLAVMGLTVALGAAALAVVKSALEWAPKFELQIFP, from the exons ATGCGCCGCAGCAGCCCGGGAACATGGCTCGGCGGAGCCCGCCGTGCAACGGAGTCGGCGGCCACG GCACTCGCACGCAGCTCCccgggagcagggagagggacGGGGCAGTGCCGAGACGCCAGAGGTGCCAAGTCACAGAGGAATGCGCTCCTCAAGTCGCTGCGGG ACTTTGAttctaagaagaaaagaaaagtggCAGAAATTTATCAGGCTCTGAACAGTGACCCCATTGATGTGGCCACGCTCAGGCGGATGGCGATCAGCGAAGGGGGGCTCCTGACAGACGAGATTCGTTGCAAAGTGTGGCCAAAGCTGCTAAGTGTTAATACAGACGACCTGCCCCCTCTTCCAG CAGGAAAGGAACTGCGAGAGGACAATAAAGATTACCAGCAAGTGTTACTGGATGTGCGGCGATCCCTGCGCCGTTTCCCACCAG GGATGCCGGATGACCAGAGGGAAGGCTTGCAAGAGGATCTCATCGATATTATCCTCCACGTTCTCAAGCGCAACCCTCAGCTGCACTACTACCAGGGCTACCATGACATCGTGGTCACCTTCCTCCTGGTGGTGGGAGACAGACTGGCCACGGCTCTGGTGGAAAAGCTCTCAACGCATCATCTCAG GGATTTTATGGACCCAACGATGGATAATACcaagcacattttaaattacCTGATGCCCATCATAGACCAGGTGAACCCTGAGGTGCATGACTTCATGCAGAG TGCGGAGGTGGGAACCATCTTTGCTCTCAGCTGGCTGATCACCTGGTTTGGGCACGTTTTGTCTGACTTCAGGCATGTCGTGCGATTATATGACTTCTTCCTGGCTTGCCATCCACTGATGcccatttattttgctgctgtg ATCGTGCTCTACCGGAAGCAGGAAGTTCTGAACTGCGAGTGCGACATGGCCTCTGTCCACCACCTCCTGTCCCAGATCCCACAGGATCTTCCTTACGAGGCTCTGATCAGCAAAGCTGGGGACCTTTTTGTCCAGTTCCCACCATCTGAACTTGCCAAggaggcagctcagcagcaggctGAACG AACTGCGGCTTCCACTTTTAAGGACTTTGAGTTGGCGTCAGTGCAGCAGAGACCAGACACTGTGTTGAGGCAGCGCTTCAGGGAGCGGTTCCAAGGGGAGGAGCGGACAAAATCCATCTTGACAAAGCCAAGGACCAACCGCTTTGTCAAGCTGGCGGTGATGGGGCTGACGGTTgc